The following proteins come from a genomic window of Lachnoclostridium phytofermentans ISDg:
- a CDS encoding bifunctional 4-hydroxy-3-methylbut-2-enyl diphosphate reductase/30S ribosomal protein S1: MKITLAKTAGFCFGVKRAVDKVYEEISNGKEVYTYGPIIHNDEVVKDLEDKGVKVIHSLDELKKLDRGTIVIRSHGVPKSVLDQIKEIEETEGKNFDLVDATCPYVLKIHRIVKEQSELGRQLIVIGDKEHPEVSGIIGWCKNPVIVVGNAEEAEKIQLSSEQKVCIVAQTTFNYKNFQELVEIISKKGYDILVLNTICNATEERQTEAAMLSKTSEAMIVIGGKHSSNTRKLYEISKKECANTYYIQKLIDLDLNQLKSFRSVGITAGASTPNNIIKEVHTRMAEMSFEQLLEESLVTIHNGEVVDGTVIRVKEDEIVLNIGYKADGILTRNEYTNQPNVDLRTVANEGDTMTVKVLKVNDGEGQVLLTYKRLAAEKGSKRLEEAFNNKEVLKAKVAAVLDGGLSVIVDEARIFIPASLASDTYEKNLDKFKDQEIEFVISEFNPKRRRIIGDRKQLLVAKKQELSKALFAKIKVGDVVEGTVKNVTDFGAFIDLGGADGLLHISEMSWGRIESPKKVFKVGDTVKAFIKDIQGEKIALSLKFPEQNPWANASEKYAVGNVVTGRVARMTEFGAFVELEPGVDALLHVSQISKEHIEKPADALKIGQEVTAKVVDFNNDEKKISLSIKALEAPAAEEATTEE; the protein is encoded by the coding sequence TTGAAGATAACACTTGCAAAAACAGCAGGCTTTTGCTTTGGTGTAAAAAGAGCAGTAGATAAGGTATACGAAGAGATATCAAATGGGAAAGAAGTCTATACTTATGGACCAATTATTCATAATGATGAGGTTGTTAAGGATTTAGAAGATAAAGGAGTTAAAGTCATTCATTCCTTGGATGAATTGAAAAAACTTGACAGGGGAACAATAGTGATAAGATCTCATGGTGTACCGAAGAGTGTACTAGATCAAATCAAGGAAATAGAGGAAACAGAAGGGAAAAATTTTGATTTAGTAGATGCAACTTGCCCTTATGTACTGAAGATTCATCGAATTGTGAAAGAACAAAGCGAACTCGGACGTCAGTTGATTGTGATAGGAGATAAAGAACATCCGGAAGTTTCCGGAATTATTGGTTGGTGTAAAAATCCCGTTATTGTAGTTGGGAATGCCGAAGAAGCCGAAAAAATTCAGTTATCTTCTGAACAAAAGGTATGTATTGTAGCCCAAACGACATTTAATTACAAGAATTTTCAAGAATTAGTTGAAATTATTTCAAAAAAGGGTTATGATATACTTGTTTTAAATACGATATGCAACGCGACTGAAGAACGTCAGACAGAAGCAGCGATGCTATCAAAGACTTCTGAAGCGATGATTGTAATCGGAGGAAAGCATAGTTCGAATACGAGAAAGCTTTATGAAATTTCTAAAAAGGAATGTGCAAATACTTACTATATACAGAAACTTATTGACCTGGATTTAAATCAACTTAAATCTTTTCGTAGCGTAGGTATTACTGCAGGGGCTTCCACCCCAAATAATATTATCAAGGAGGTTCATACTAGAATGGCAGAAATGAGTTTTGAACAATTATTGGAGGAGTCATTAGTAACAATACACAACGGAGAGGTAGTCGATGGTACAGTTATTCGTGTAAAAGAAGACGAGATTGTCTTAAATATAGGATACAAAGCAGATGGTATTCTTACAAGAAATGAGTATACCAATCAGCCAAACGTTGACCTAAGAACCGTTGCAAATGAAGGCGACACAATGACCGTTAAAGTATTAAAAGTAAATGATGGTGAAGGTCAGGTTCTTCTTACTTACAAGAGACTTGCAGCAGAAAAAGGTAGCAAGAGATTAGAAGAGGCATTCAACAACAAAGAAGTATTAAAAGCAAAAGTAGCTGCTGTATTAGATGGTGGCTTAAGTGTAATCGTAGATGAAGCAAGAATATTCATCCCAGCATCTTTAGCAAGTGACACTTATGAGAAGAATCTTGATAAATTCAAGGATCAGGAAATTGAATTCGTAATCAGTGAGTTCAATCCTAAGAGAAGAAGAATCATTGGTGATCGTAAGCAATTATTAGTTGCTAAGAAGCAGGAATTATCCAAAGCTTTATTTGCAAAGATTAAAGTAGGCGATGTAGTAGAAGGTACAGTAAAGAACGTAACAGATTTCGGTGCATTCATCGATTTAGGCGGCGCTGACGGTTTACTTCACATCTCCGAGATGTCTTGGGGACGTATTGAAAGTCCTAAGAAGGTATTTAAGGTTGGCGATACTGTAAAGGCATTCATCAAAGATATCCAGGGTGAAAAAATTGCCCTAAGCCTTAAGTTCCCAGAGCAGAATCCATGGGCAAATGCAAGCGAGAAATACGCTGTTGGTAACGTAGTAACTGGTAGAGTTGCTCGTATGACAGAGTTTGGTGCATTTGTTGAATTAGAGCCAGGCGTAGATGCATTACTTCATGTATCTCAGATTAGCAAAGAACACATTGAAAAACCAGCAGATGCTTTAAAGATTGGTCAGGAAGTTACAGCTAAGGTTGTAGATTTTAATAATGATGAAAAGAAAATCAGCTTAAGCATCAAGGCATTAGAAGCTCCAGCTGCTGAAGAAGCAACTACAGAAGAGTAA
- the cls gene encoding cardiolipin synthase: MNKIKKILLSRIFIVSVLILIQSIWFITFMLNLTSESWWIQIVLQVMSFIALFLVINRNDNPAYKLAWSIPILLFPIFGGLLYGMLGGKKPARRMRTQIDTSWNRFSQEIKQDEEVLNTIEGLDKKVRGQVGYIVNNSGYPVYKNTNVKYYESGEENFPDMLEALRSAKKFIFVEYFIIGEGRMWNEILEILKGKAMSGVDVRLIYDDFGCLTLLPYKYGEELAKYNIKCVVFNPVKPIISAVMNHRDHRKIMVIDGNIGFTGGLNLADEYINEKDRFGYWKDTGVRLIGDAVYGLTAMFLTTWNAFYSTNDTLGNFAPELSLYQEMLDKEKQNDSLGFVQPYADSPLDEESVGENVYLNIINMAENYVYICTPYLIIDNEMMTALCLASKRGVDVRIITPNIPDKKMVFAVTQSYYVQLVKAGIKVYQFEPGFLHAKSFVCDDEIATVGTINMDYRSLYLHFECGVYMYRNNTICDIKEDFIKTMNQSIQMTEDKIKRKLPMRLFQSILRLLAPMM; this comes from the coding sequence TTGAACAAAATTAAGAAAATATTATTAAGCAGAATCTTTATTGTTAGTGTATTGATATTAATACAGTCGATATGGTTCATTACTTTTATGCTTAATTTGACAAGTGAATCTTGGTGGATACAAATTGTTCTTCAAGTGATGAGTTTTATTGCTTTATTCTTAGTAATTAATCGGAATGATAATCCTGCATATAAGCTTGCATGGAGTATACCAATTCTTTTATTCCCGATTTTCGGAGGATTATTGTATGGAATGCTTGGAGGGAAAAAACCTGCAAGACGTATGCGAACACAGATTGATACTTCATGGAATAGATTTTCACAAGAAATAAAACAGGATGAAGAGGTTTTAAATACTATTGAAGGTCTTGACAAGAAAGTACGAGGACAGGTAGGATATATAGTAAATAATTCTGGCTATCCAGTTTATAAAAATACGAATGTAAAATACTACGAAAGTGGGGAAGAAAATTTCCCTGATATGTTAGAAGCTTTACGAAGTGCCAAGAAGTTTATTTTTGTAGAGTACTTTATCATTGGGGAAGGCCGAATGTGGAATGAAATCCTTGAGATATTAAAGGGAAAAGCAATGTCTGGGGTCGATGTTCGTTTGATCTATGATGACTTTGGCTGCTTAACTTTACTTCCATATAAGTACGGAGAAGAATTAGCTAAATACAATATAAAATGCGTTGTATTTAATCCTGTGAAACCTATCATTTCGGCGGTAATGAATCACCGAGATCATCGTAAGATTATGGTGATTGACGGTAATATTGGATTTACTGGTGGGCTTAATTTAGCAGATGAGTATATCAATGAAAAAGATCGTTTCGGGTATTGGAAAGATACAGGAGTACGTTTAATAGGCGATGCGGTATATGGGCTAACGGCAATGTTTCTCACTACTTGGAATGCATTTTATTCCACAAATGATACCTTAGGAAACTTTGCTCCGGAATTATCACTTTATCAAGAAATGTTAGATAAAGAAAAACAAAACGATTCCCTAGGGTTTGTACAGCCTTATGCGGACTCTCCTTTAGACGAAGAAAGCGTTGGAGAGAATGTGTACTTAAACATCATTAATATGGCGGAGAATTATGTTTATATCTGTACACCATATCTAATTATTGATAATGAAATGATGACTGCTCTATGTTTAGCAAGTAAACGAGGAGTCGATGTTCGTATCATCACACCAAATATTCCGGATAAAAAAATGGTTTTTGCTGTTACACAGTCCTATTACGTACAACTTGTAAAAGCAGGAATTAAAGTGTATCAATTCGAACCTGGCTTTTTACATGCGAAAAGTTTTGTTTGTGACGACGAAATTGCTACAGTAGGAACAATTAATATGGATTATCGTAGCTTGTATCTTCATTTTGAATGTGGAGTTTATATGTATCGTAACAATACGATTTGCGATATTAAAGAAGACTTTATTAAAACAATGAATCAAAGTATACAGATGACAGAGGATAAGATCAAAAGAAAGCTCCCAATGAGGTTATTTCAATCTATTCTAAGGTTACTTGCCCCTATGATGTAA
- the rimO gene encoding 30S ribosomal protein S12 methylthiotransferase RimO — translation MKIFFISLGCDKNLVDSEVMLGLIRDRGFELTNDESEADIIVVNTCCFIHDAKEESINTILEMAEYKKSGSLKGLIVTGCLAQRYKEDILAEIPEVDALLGTTSYDAITEVIDKVLGGERTESFKDVDYLSEVKTNRVNTTGGYYSFLKIAEGCDKHCTYCIIPKIRGDYRSVPMERLVEEAKFLSEGGVKELILIAQETTVYGVDLYGKKMLPELLRKLCAIDGIEWIRIQYCYPEEINDELIDVLKSETKICHYLDIPIQHASDDILKRMGRRTNNEELVTLITKLRKEIPDIALRTSLITGFPGETEEDHEILKEFVRKMRFERLGVFTYSKEEDTPAAKMKDQITKKVKVARQKELMEIQQGIAFERAESMVGRKLKVMIEGKLVEDGIFIGRTYMDAPNIDGYIFVHTKDELMSGEFVEVTVTEAKEYDLIGTAE, via the coding sequence ATGAAAATATTTTTTATCTCACTTGGTTGTGACAAGAATTTAGTTGACAGCGAGGTAATGCTAGGATTAATTAGAGACCGTGGCTTTGAACTAACGAACGATGAAAGCGAAGCAGATATTATTGTAGTAAATACATGCTGCTTTATCCATGATGCGAAAGAAGAAAGTATTAACACCATTCTTGAAATGGCAGAATATAAGAAAAGTGGCAGCTTAAAAGGACTTATTGTCACTGGCTGTCTTGCTCAGCGTTATAAAGAGGATATTTTAGCAGAAATTCCTGAGGTTGACGCATTGCTTGGAACTACCAGCTATGATGCTATTACTGAGGTGATTGATAAGGTATTAGGAGGAGAAAGAACAGAGTCTTTCAAAGATGTCGATTACTTATCGGAGGTTAAGACAAACCGCGTTAATACAACCGGTGGGTATTATTCTTTCTTAAAAATTGCAGAAGGGTGCGATAAGCACTGTACGTACTGTATCATTCCTAAAATTCGTGGAGATTATCGTAGTGTTCCAATGGAACGTTTGGTTGAAGAAGCGAAGTTTCTTTCGGAAGGTGGAGTAAAGGAATTAATCCTAATTGCGCAAGAAACTACCGTATATGGTGTAGATTTATATGGAAAGAAAATGCTCCCTGAACTATTACGTAAGCTTTGTGCAATTGATGGTATTGAATGGATAAGAATTCAATATTGTTACCCAGAAGAGATTAATGACGAGTTGATTGATGTACTCAAGTCAGAAACGAAAATCTGTCACTATCTTGATATCCCAATTCAACATGCTTCCGATGATATACTAAAACGCATGGGACGTAGAACAAATAATGAGGAATTAGTAACACTGATTACGAAACTTCGTAAAGAAATACCAGATATCGCACTTAGAACTTCTTTGATCACAGGTTTCCCTGGAGAAACGGAGGAAGACCATGAGATATTAAAAGAATTTGTTCGCAAGATGAGATTTGAACGTTTAGGAGTATTTACTTATTCAAAAGAAGAGGATACACCAGCAGCGAAGATGAAAGATCAGATTACGAAAAAAGTAAAAGTAGCACGTCAAAAAGAACTGATGGAAATTCAACAAGGGATTGCTTTTGAAAGAGCGGAATCAATGGTTGGACGTAAATTAAAGGTTATGATCGAAGGAAAACTTGTAGAAGATGGAATTTTCATTGGAAGAACCTATATGGACGCTCCGAATATTGATGGATATATATTTGTACACACCAAGGATGAACTTATGTCCGGTGAGTTTGTGGAGGTTACGGTAACTGAAGCAAAAGAATATGATTTAATAGGAACAGCCGAGTAG
- the pgsA gene encoding CDP-diacylglycerol--glycerol-3-phosphate 3-phosphatidyltransferase — translation MNLPNKITIFRVIMIPVFLILMLSPGIPYGKYFALAVFIIACTTDFIDGYLARKYNLVTNFGKFMDPLADKLLVSSALICFVQFQTVPAWVVIVIIAREFIISGFRLVASDNGLVIAASYWGKFKTAAQMIMCILFILDSNLPLFNILEQIFLWLAFGLTVISLLDYLYKNRYILLDGTK, via the coding sequence ATGAATCTGCCAAATAAGATTACAATATTTAGGGTCATTATGATACCAGTATTTTTAATACTGATGTTAAGCCCAGGAATACCATATGGTAAATATTTTGCCTTAGCCGTATTTATAATTGCATGTACCACTGATTTTATAGATGGTTATCTGGCTAGAAAATATAATCTTGTAACAAACTTTGGTAAATTTATGGATCCTTTGGCGGATAAACTCTTAGTCTCCTCCGCATTAATTTGTTTTGTGCAATTCCAGACAGTACCTGCTTGGGTAGTTATCGTTATTATTGCGAGAGAGTTTATTATCAGTGGTTTTCGTTTGGTAGCTTCCGATAATGGGCTGGTTATTGCGGCAAGTTATTGGGGTAAATTTAAAACAGCTGCACAGATGATTATGTGTATCTTGTTTATCTTAGATTCGAATTTACCGCTGTTTAATATATTAGAGCAGATATTCTTATGGTTAGCATTTGGCTTAACTGTAATATCCCTATTAGATTACCTCTACAAGAATCGCTACATTTTATTAGATGGAACAAAATAA
- the cmk gene encoding (d)CMP kinase, with the protein MEISKKYLSIAIDGPAGAGKSTIARQIAKKLGYIYIDTGAMYRAMGLYFVRENISLEEEDAVIKACEQVDISIIFEQGEQQVLLNGENVNGLIRSVEAGTMASACSVKKQVREKLVELQQRLAAKENVVMDGRDIGTHVLPNADLKVYLTASTEVRAKRRYEELIRKGESVSLEEIEKSIMDRDYQDMHRDISPLSQAKDAVLVDSSAMTITEVADHILFLFSQIIA; encoded by the coding sequence TTGGAAATAAGTAAAAAATACTTAAGCATTGCTATCGATGGACCTGCTGGCGCTGGGAAAAGCACAATAGCTAGGCAAATTGCAAAGAAGCTAGGGTACATTTATATTGATACAGGCGCGATGTATCGTGCTATGGGGCTATATTTCGTTCGTGAAAATATTTCTTTAGAAGAGGAAGATGCTGTAATCAAAGCATGTGAACAAGTCGATATTTCTATTATATTTGAGCAAGGAGAACAGCAGGTTTTATTAAACGGAGAAAATGTAAATGGATTGATTCGATCCGTAGAAGCAGGAACTATGGCATCCGCTTGCTCTGTAAAAAAGCAGGTTCGTGAGAAATTAGTTGAATTACAGCAGAGACTTGCTGCTAAAGAAAATGTAGTTATGGATGGTAGAGATATAGGAACTCATGTGTTACCGAATGCGGATTTAAAAGTTTATTTGACCGCAAGTACTGAAGTACGTGCAAAACGTAGATATGAGGAATTAATTAGAAAGGGCGAGTCTGTTTCATTAGAAGAAATTGAAAAGAGTATCATGGATCGTGATTATCAAGATATGCATCGAGACATCTCACCACTTAGTCAAGCAAAGGATGCAGTTTTAGTGGATAGTTCTGCTATGACAATTACAGAGGTGGCTGATCACATCCTTTTTCTATTTTCTCAGATAATAGCGTGA
- a CDS encoding CinA family protein — MEYHIIHKVSSTFYDLSISKKLIQLIRQLQIQGFILSEYDTVFDAEECEEKLNKSYPFVIFSGFKEEEISKLESFLKNGRSDARLEQKTFGEKIEVFGNIYYLISNIDSATLELPQDMENINLNPSYGILSSLVVKLCGIRKSNLTIELEKLKHKDPSLIIATDCLEIKEVPKVCEGTLREEQFGEVLDATLYFHKNFNAEKESELWKDSLQKELITCFGTSIYSFSTQESLESLLIKKMSKKGLTLTAAESCTGGLFIANMINVSGASSVIDRSFVTYANEAKEQCLCVSHDTLVANGAVSMETAGEMARGAAKAADASVAVAITGIAGPLGGTPKKPVGTVYLSCYYKEKTHIILLSGIGSRDEIRSQTVQMAKILLLKILLEDEF, encoded by the coding sequence ATGGAGTATCACATCATTCATAAAGTAAGTTCAACGTTTTATGATTTATCAATTTCGAAAAAATTAATTCAATTGATAAGACAACTGCAGATACAAGGTTTCATTCTTTCTGAATATGATACTGTTTTTGATGCAGAGGAATGTGAAGAAAAATTAAATAAATCCTATCCTTTTGTTATATTCAGTGGATTCAAAGAAGAGGAAATAAGTAAACTTGAGAGTTTTCTTAAGAATGGTCGTTCTGACGCTAGATTAGAGCAGAAAACATTTGGAGAAAAGATAGAAGTATTCGGTAACATTTATTACTTAATATCTAATATAGATAGCGCTACTTTAGAGCTACCTCAAGATATGGAAAATATTAACTTAAATCCTTCTTACGGTATTCTTTCTTCTCTAGTGGTTAAACTATGTGGTATCAGGAAGTCTAATTTAACGATTGAGTTAGAGAAACTTAAACACAAGGATCCATCTCTTATAATTGCAACAGACTGCTTGGAAATCAAAGAAGTACCAAAAGTATGCGAGGGTACGTTAAGGGAAGAACAGTTTGGGGAAGTGTTAGATGCCACGCTTTATTTTCATAAAAATTTTAACGCTGAGAAAGAAAGTGAGCTGTGGAAAGACTCCTTACAGAAGGAGTTAATAACGTGTTTTGGAACTAGCATCTACTCATTTTCCACGCAAGAATCACTTGAAAGTCTATTAATCAAGAAGATGAGCAAAAAGGGGTTAACCTTAACAGCAGCAGAGTCATGCACAGGTGGGCTATTTATTGCTAATATGATTAATGTTTCAGGTGCATCGAGCGTTATTGACCGGAGTTTTGTAACTTATGCAAATGAAGCGAAGGAACAGTGCCTTTGTGTTTCTCATGATACTCTTGTGGCAAATGGTGCTGTAAGTATGGAAACAGCAGGAGAAATGGCAAGAGGTGCTGCTAAAGCCGCAGATGCTTCCGTTGCTGTCGCAATCACAGGAATTGCAGGACCACTGGGAGGAACACCTAAGAAACCAGTTGGCACAGTATATCTTTCCTGTTATTATAAAGAGAAGACTCACATTATATTATTATCAGGAATTGGGTCTAGGGATGAAATAAGGAGTCAAACAGTGCAGATGGCTAAGATATTACTACTTAAAATTTTATTAGAAGACGAATTTTAG
- a CDS encoding BaiN/RdsA family NAD(P)/FAD-dependent oxidoreductase — protein sequence MVNVEDRILVVGGGAAGMIAAIMAARKKKKVELYEKNEKLGKKIYITGKGRCNITNASDLENIFANIVTNSKFMYSSLYSFTNEDTIKFFEELGLKTKVERGNRVFPVSDHSSDVISTLEREMRNLGVKIHLNTEVTCLHENAGRVTGIALANGSFVEGSAVIVATGGLSYPSTGSTGDGYRFAKEFGHEITPRYPSLVSIHLQEEYAKELQGLSLKNIEVTVTAGEAKVSETKVSVPETSEQEQEKKGKKKKKIPEGKELYRAFGEMLFTHFGVSGPVILSGTSILLPYLNECELIFHLDLKPALSYEQLDARILRDFEEYKNKQFKNSLEHLLPQKLIGIIITLSEIAPDKQVNAITKEERARLVDCLKNMTFHIARFGGYNEAVVTKGGIKVKEIDPTTMESKRINGVYFVGEVLDLDALTGGYNLQIAWSTGVAAGRAVAEN from the coding sequence TTGGTTAATGTGGAAGATAGAATCCTAGTTGTTGGCGGTGGTGCTGCTGGTATGATAGCTGCTATCATGGCTGCAAGAAAAAAGAAAAAAGTTGAGTTATATGAGAAGAATGAAAAGTTAGGGAAAAAGATTTATATTACTGGCAAAGGAAGATGTAATATAACCAATGCTTCTGACTTAGAGAATATATTTGCAAATATTGTTACGAACTCAAAATTCATGTATAGTTCGTTATATTCCTTTACGAACGAGGATACGATAAAGTTCTTTGAAGAGCTGGGATTAAAAACGAAGGTGGAACGTGGGAATAGAGTATTTCCTGTTTCGGATCATTCCTCTGACGTTATTTCAACTCTTGAGAGGGAGATGAGAAATCTAGGAGTTAAAATTCACCTCAATACTGAGGTTACTTGCTTGCATGAGAATGCAGGTAGAGTAACTGGTATTGCCTTAGCAAATGGAAGTTTTGTAGAGGGCAGTGCTGTCATTGTTGCTACTGGGGGGTTATCCTATCCATCGACTGGTTCTACAGGAGACGGATATCGCTTTGCGAAGGAATTTGGGCATGAAATTACCCCAAGATATCCATCTCTTGTTTCTATACATTTGCAAGAAGAGTATGCAAAAGAGTTGCAGGGGTTATCACTTAAGAATATTGAAGTAACCGTGACTGCTGGGGAAGCAAAAGTTTCTGAGACAAAAGTTTCTGTTCCAGAAACTTCAGAACAAGAACAGGAGAAAAAAGGAAAGAAGAAAAAGAAGATTCCAGAAGGAAAAGAACTTTATCGCGCATTTGGTGAGATGTTATTTACCCATTTTGGTGTCAGCGGTCCCGTAATTTTAAGTGGTACAAGCATTTTACTTCCCTATCTAAATGAATGTGAATTGATTTTTCATCTAGATTTAAAACCTGCGCTGTCTTATGAACAATTAGATGCAAGAATTCTCAGGGATTTTGAGGAATATAAAAATAAACAATTTAAAAATTCCTTAGAACATCTATTGCCACAAAAATTAATAGGCATTATAATAACACTTAGTGAAATAGCACCGGACAAACAGGTGAATGCCATTACCAAGGAAGAGCGTGCTAGGCTAGTTGACTGTTTAAAGAATATGACCTTTCATATTGCTCGCTTTGGTGGATATAATGAAGCCGTTGTTACAAAAGGCGGAATTAAAGTGAAAGAAATCGATCCTACCACAATGGAATCCAAGCGAATCAATGGTGTTTATTTTGTTGGCGAGGTCCTAGATTTGGATGCGTTAACTGGCGGCTATAATTTACAGATTGCATGGTCTACTGGCGTAGCGGCCGGAAGAGCAGTTGCAGAAAATTAG
- the folD gene encoding bifunctional methylenetetrahydrofolate dehydrogenase/methenyltetrahydrofolate cyclohydrolase FolD yields MAMIIDGKRISGEIKDELKAEVSELKSQGKEVTLAVIQVGTDPASTVYVGNKKKACEYCGIRSLAYELPLETTEEELLNLINELNDRDDVTGILVQLPLPDHIEENKVIKTIDPKKDVDGFHPESVGALSIGQAGYLSCTPAGIVQLLKRSGIEIEGKECVVLGRSNIVGKPMALLLLRENGTVTICHSKTKNLSEITKRADILVVAIGKPRFLTKEYVKDGAVVIDVGMHRDENNKLCGDVDYDDVVDKVSAITPVPGGVGPMTIAMLMNNCVYGAKKFQI; encoded by the coding sequence ATGGCAATGATTATTGATGGAAAAAGAATTTCTGGAGAAATCAAAGATGAATTAAAAGCTGAAGTTTCTGAACTAAAAAGTCAAGGAAAAGAAGTTACTTTGGCAGTGATTCAAGTTGGAACAGATCCAGCATCTACGGTATATGTCGGTAATAAAAAGAAAGCTTGTGAATATTGTGGTATTCGTTCCTTGGCTTATGAGCTTCCTTTAGAGACTACAGAGGAAGAACTATTAAACTTAATAAATGAACTTAACGATAGAGATGATGTTACAGGTATCTTAGTTCAATTACCATTACCAGACCATATTGAGGAAAATAAGGTTATTAAAACGATTGACCCAAAGAAGGATGTCGATGGTTTTCATCCAGAAAGCGTCGGAGCGCTAAGTATTGGGCAGGCGGGGTATCTATCCTGTACTCCTGCTGGAATCGTACAGTTATTAAAACGCTCTGGAATCGAAATTGAAGGGAAAGAGTGCGTTGTTCTTGGAAGAAGTAATATTGTTGGTAAGCCGATGGCACTTCTTTTACTTCGTGAAAATGGGACTGTAACAATTTGCCACTCTAAAACTAAGAATCTATCCGAGATTACCAAAAGAGCAGATATCTTAGTGGTTGCAATTGGAAAACCTAGATTTCTTACAAAAGAATATGTAAAAGATGGGGCAGTGGTGATTGATGTAGGAATGCATCGCGATGAAAACAATAAGTTATGTGGAGATGTAGACTACGACGATGTTGTTGATAAAGTAAGTGCAATTACGCCAGTTCCAGGAGGGGTTGGCCCAATGACAATTGCTATGCTTATGAACAACTGTGTTTATGGAGCGAAAAAGTTCCAAATCTAA
- a CDS encoding CheR family methyltransferase encodes MTDSYEVFKKNIFELTKIDLNSYKERQMKRRIDSLITKHKYTTYAEYVSVLKQNKVMFDEFVTYLTINVSEFYRNPEQWQLLEKEILPSLLQKSPNIKIWSAACSTGDEPYSLVMLLSKFMPLSKIKIIATDIDKQVLDKARMGLYNIKSLKGLPQEFVSKYFTAVNASTYQIADSVKACVEFRQHNLLKDPYPSGMDLIVCRNVLIYFTEEAKDVIYQKFNEALKPNGILFVGSTEQIIQPQNLGYSTLKSFFYSKN; translated from the coding sequence ATGACGGATAGTTATGAAGTCTTTAAAAAAAATATTTTTGAATTGACAAAGATTGATTTGAATTCATACAAAGAGCGTCAGATGAAGAGACGGATTGACTCTTTAATAACAAAACATAAGTATACCACTTATGCAGAGTATGTCAGTGTGCTAAAGCAAAACAAGGTAATGTTTGATGAATTTGTCACGTACCTTACCATAAATGTCTCGGAATTCTACCGTAATCCGGAACAGTGGCAATTGCTGGAGAAGGAAATTCTTCCTTCTCTATTGCAAAAGTCTCCGAATATAAAAATATGGAGTGCAGCATGTTCCACCGGTGATGAACCGTATTCCCTAGTTATGTTATTATCAAAGTTTATGCCATTATCAAAAATTAAGATAATAGCGACTGACATTGATAAGCAGGTACTAGATAAGGCAAGAATGGGCCTGTACAACATTAAAAGTCTAAAAGGGTTACCACAGGAGTTTGTATCAAAGTATTTTACTGCTGTGAATGCCAGTACATATCAGATTGCTGATAGTGTAAAAGCGTGCGTTGAGTTTCGCCAACACAATCTGCTTAAGGATCCGTATCCAAGTGGAATGGATTTAATCGTTTGTAGAAATGTTTTAATCTACTTTACAGAAGAAGCAAAAGATGTGATTTATCAAAAATTCAATGAAGCATTAAAACCAAATGGGATATTATTTGTTGGAAGTACAGAGCAAATCATTCAGCCACAGAACTTGGGGTATAGCACTCTAAAGTCCTTTTTCTATTCGAAAAACTAA